From the Fibrobacter sp. UWB11 genome, one window contains:
- a CDS encoding RNA helicase produces the protein MAEQNKRILKDFLNELLEKVNGHRSDISSEDVLEQFMAWAEARGTTLYPAQEEAILEILDGKNVILNTPTGSGKSMVALALHFDSLVHNRRSVYTCPIKALVNEKWMALCKEFGAENVGLSTGDATVNRDAPIICCTAEILSNMALCEGETLTITDIVMDEFHYYSDRERGVAWQVPLLTLPQSRFLLMSATVGATEFFERDMTKHTGRESVTVRSSQRPVPLDFSYSTTEISTEVQKLVNEGKAPVYVVHFTQAAAASNAQNFMSLDLCTKEEKVKINEAIKEVRFSSPYGPDVKRWLKQGIGIHHAGLLPKYRILCEKLAQQGLLKVICGTDTLGVGVNVPIRTVLFTQLCKYSGDKTAILTARDFHQIAGRAGRKGFDNVGYVVAQAPEHVIENLKLEAKSRTTGKKFQKRKPPEHGYIPFDENTFKRLIDSAPEPLTSSFQVNHGMLLNILSRPTDGCRAMRALLKDCHESAASKKQLQHRAFLLFRSLVEKKIIEFVPAVAKGYSHLRVNMDLQDDFSMNQPLSLYLLDTLPKLDKDSPEYALDVITLCESILENPDAILRIQQSKARDARMNELKAQGMEYNQRLEELEKVEYPKPLRDFIYDTFDAFADIHPWVDENIEPKSIVREMFENFSTFSGYVKQYNLQRMEAILLRHLNGVYKVLSQTVPDGYKNEELLEMQDYLGEMIRRVDSSLLEEWEKMAHPEDYQKRLDEGTAEDEAEKAFGADKAAADITYDKKRFLSLVRQRIFQIMMSLQKQDFNDVLDSLADDLAEGELLADADGTPWTEKCLIETMAAYTAEHHRFRMDVEGRSLTHTIVTYEGNIMQIQQMLQDEEGFNDWSIDFTVNLDESREAGMPLIKLARIGEV, from the coding sequence CAATTTATGGCATGGGCCGAGGCCCGCGGAACAACGTTATATCCCGCTCAAGAAGAAGCAATTTTGGAAATTTTAGACGGCAAAAATGTCATTCTCAACACGCCGACCGGAAGTGGAAAATCCATGGTTGCGCTTGCTCTGCATTTCGACAGCCTTGTGCACAACCGCCGTAGCGTTTACACGTGCCCCATCAAAGCATTGGTGAACGAAAAATGGATGGCGCTCTGCAAGGAATTTGGCGCCGAAAACGTCGGACTTTCGACCGGTGACGCAACCGTCAACCGTGATGCGCCCATCATTTGCTGCACGGCAGAAATTCTTTCGAACATGGCGCTCTGTGAAGGCGAAACGCTCACCATCACAGACATCGTGATGGATGAATTCCATTACTATTCCGACCGCGAACGCGGTGTCGCCTGGCAAGTTCCGCTTTTGACGCTCCCGCAGTCGCGATTCCTTTTGATGAGTGCAACCGTTGGCGCTACGGAATTTTTCGAACGCGACATGACAAAGCATACAGGTCGCGAATCGGTAACGGTCCGTTCTTCACAGCGCCCGGTGCCTTTGGACTTTAGCTATAGCACTACAGAAATTTCGACCGAAGTGCAAAAGCTCGTGAACGAAGGCAAAGCACCTGTTTACGTTGTTCACTTTACGCAGGCTGCGGCCGCAAGCAACGCCCAGAACTTTATGAGTCTGGACCTCTGCACCAAAGAAGAAAAAGTCAAAATTAACGAAGCGATTAAAGAGGTCCGTTTTTCTAGCCCATACGGCCCGGATGTCAAGCGCTGGCTCAAGCAAGGCATTGGCATTCATCATGCAGGGCTCTTGCCCAAGTACCGCATTCTTTGCGAAAAGTTGGCGCAACAAGGTTTGCTCAAAGTCATTTGCGGAACAGACACGCTCGGCGTTGGCGTGAACGTTCCTATCCGCACGGTCCTTTTCACGCAGCTCTGCAAGTACAGCGGTGACAAGACCGCCATTTTGACCGCGCGAGATTTTCACCAGATTGCAGGACGCGCAGGTCGTAAAGGTTTTGACAATGTCGGTTACGTTGTCGCGCAAGCGCCGGAACATGTCATCGAAAACTTGAAACTTGAAGCAAAGTCCCGCACGACCGGTAAAAAGTTCCAAAAGCGCAAACCGCCTGAACACGGCTACATTCCGTTTGACGAAAACACATTCAAACGTTTGATTGACTCCGCACCGGAACCGCTTACATCAAGTTTCCAAGTCAACCACGGGATGCTTTTAAACATTTTAAGCCGCCCGACGGACGGCTGCCGTGCCATGCGAGCACTCCTTAAGGATTGCCACGAAAGTGCAGCAAGCAAAAAGCAGTTGCAGCACCGCGCCTTCCTCTTGTTCCGCAGTCTCGTCGAAAAGAAGATTATCGAATTTGTTCCAGCGGTAGCCAAAGGTTACAGCCACTTACGCGTTAACATGGACCTGCAAGATGACTTTTCGATGAACCAACCGCTTTCGCTGTACCTGCTCGACACACTGCCGAAGCTCGACAAGGACTCGCCAGAATACGCACTCGATGTCATTACCTTGTGCGAAAGTATTCTTGAAAATCCTGATGCCATTTTGCGCATCCAGCAAAGCAAAGCTCGCGATGCCCGCATGAACGAACTCAAAGCGCAGGGCATGGAATACAACCAGCGTCTCGAAGAACTGGAAAAAGTCGAATACCCCAAGCCGCTCCGTGACTTTATCTACGATACGTTCGACGCCTTTGCCGATATTCACCCATGGGTAGACGAAAACATTGAGCCAAAATCTATTGTGCGCGAAATGTTCGAGAATTTCAGCACATTCAGTGGTTACGTAAAGCAGTACAATTTGCAACGCATGGAAGCAATTTTGCTGCGCCACTTGAACGGCGTTTACAAGGTGCTTTCGCAGACAGTTCCCGACGGCTACAAGAACGAAGAACTCTTGGAAATGCAGGATTACCTGGGCGAAATGATCCGCCGCGTAGACTCGAGCCTCTTGGAAGAATGGGAAAAGATGGCGCATCCGGAAGATTACCAGAAACGCTTGGACGAAGGTACCGCCGAAGACGAAGCCGAGAAAGCATTCGGTGCAGACAAGGCCGCCGCCGACATCACTTACGACAAGAAGCGTTTCCTCAGCTTGGTGCGCCAACGCATTTTCCAGATTATGATGAGCTTGCAAAAGCAAGACTTCAACGATGTGCTGGACAGCCTTGCCGACGACCTCGCCGAAGGCGAACTTTTGGCAGATGCCGATGGCACGCCATGGACCGAGAAGTGCCTCATCGAAACGATGGCCGCTTACACTGCCGAACACCACAGATTCCGTATGGATGTGGAAGGCCGTTCCCTCACCCACACTATCGTCACCTACGAAGGCAACATTATGCAAATCCAGCAGATGCTGCAAGACGAGGAAGGATTTAACGATTGGAGCATTGATTTCACGGTCAATCTCGACGAAAGCCGAGAAGCCGGAATGCCATTAATAAAACTTGCACGGATTGGAGAAGTTTAG